In Bacteroidales bacterium, one genomic interval encodes:
- a CDS encoding glycoside hydrolase family 127 protein, whose product MLSFQQRDNINVSDVFEPLPPGAVQLNGYLDGHIDNSMEHWNKGVIPYAKFVDFFRSGRPKFALGEMWGKSVRSGCMFYRYTHDPELKKLMETTVKDLLSTQRANGSISCVEIEKQPEKSELWERKYVMLGLDEYYNWVNPDPAVLDALKKQADNIIEIVGYAPKTEITDVGWSATNIGYEPCHIESSTLLEPFMRLYKMTGEQCYLDFATYIYEMGGTKHYNVFEMALNNVEPYKMAGHYPKAYEMTSLFEGLVEYYRVTADPTVKQTLLNYYNNIRTKEITLIGNGGCDQPYHPKVMGEAWGNTAIEQSNPDISRMMETCTGVTWMKFCSQILRLTGESSTMDEIEKYVYNGLIGAMKPTGDGFSYVNLLNGKKVNGSGWGWMFDDLHVTCCNLNGPMGLAYIPFVAVMNSAGGPVVNLYDAAMVYMKTPKNKDLKLQIVTDYPQSGNVVININPARKEKFNLKLRIPEWSENTIVKVNGESIGKVEQGTYLDISREWRNKDKVDITFEMKCRIIDAPKGSNPASHNFQALKWGPIVLARDQNIDADFDKPVKVVSDGKGVVNIQKVQPALFGTHLEFIIPTEDGDIRMTDYASVNGWNGSHVCTWLPLPE is encoded by the coding sequence ATTCGCCTTAGGTGAAATGTGGGGTAAATCCGTTCGTTCCGGATGCATGTTTTACCGTTATACGCACGACCCGGAGTTAAAAAAACTCATGGAAACAACCGTAAAGGATCTGTTATCTACCCAGCGTGCGAACGGTAGTATCAGTTGTGTAGAGATCGAAAAACAACCTGAAAAAAGTGAGCTCTGGGAACGCAAGTATGTCATGCTCGGGTTGGATGAATACTATAACTGGGTAAACCCCGATCCGGCTGTACTCGATGCATTGAAAAAACAAGCCGACAATATTATCGAAATTGTCGGGTATGCACCTAAAACAGAGATTACTGATGTCGGATGGAGTGCAACCAATATCGGGTATGAGCCTTGTCACATCGAGTCGAGTACATTACTCGAACCCTTTATGCGGTTGTATAAAATGACAGGCGAACAATGCTATCTGGACTTTGCCACCTATATTTATGAAATGGGAGGTACAAAACATTACAATGTTTTCGAAATGGCATTGAACAATGTTGAGCCATACAAAATGGCCGGACACTACCCAAAGGCTTATGAGATGACGTCGCTGTTCGAAGGATTAGTTGAATATTATCGCGTAACGGCAGATCCCACGGTGAAACAGACCTTGCTCAATTATTACAACAACATCAGGACCAAAGAAATCACCCTTATTGGTAACGGTGGTTGTGATCAACCCTATCATCCGAAAGTGATGGGAGAGGCATGGGGGAACACGGCAATCGAACAGTCCAACCCTGATATTTCACGCATGATGGAAACCTGCACAGGAGTTACCTGGATGAAATTTTGCAGCCAGATATTACGCCTTACCGGCGAATCATCCACCATGGACGAAATAGAAAAATATGTCTATAACGGATTAATCGGCGCCATGAAACCAACAGGCGACGGCTTCAGTTATGTCAATCTACTTAACGGAAAGAAAGTAAACGGTAGTGGATGGGGCTGGATGTTCGACGACCTGCACGTAACTTGTTGTAACCTGAATGGTCCGATGGGATTGGCGTATATTCCTTTTGTCGCTGTAATGAATTCAGCCGGTGGTCCTGTAGTAAATCTGTATGATGCAGCTATGGTTTATATGAAGACGCCTAAGAATAAGGATTTGAAATTACAAATTGTAACAGATTATCCGCAATCCGGAAATGTTGTGATAAACATTAATCCGGCAAGAAAAGAAAAGTTCAATCTGAAACTACGGATACCCGAATGGAGTGAAAACACTATAGTTAAGGTAAATGGAGAATCCATCGGCAAGGTCGAACAGGGAACATATCTTGATATTTCCCGTGAATGGAGAAACAAAGATAAGGTAGACATTACTTTTGAGATGAAATGTCGCATAATAGATGCCCCCAAAGGGAGCAATCCGGCTTCACATAACTTCCAGGCCCTGAAATGGGGACCGATCGTACTGGCAAGAGATCAAAATATCGATGCTGATTTCGATAAACCCGTTAAGGTTGTATCCGACGGAAAAGGTGTAGTGAACATTCAAAAAGTTCAGCCGGCACTTTTCGGAACGCATCTGGAATTTATTATTCCTACTGAAGATGGTGATATCCGCATGACGGATTATGCATCTGTGAATGGGTGGAACGGTTCGCATGTATGCACATGGTTACCGCTTCCGGAATAA